The nucleotide sequence GCCGCTCTATGCCTGGCTCGGCGCTGCGCTTCCCGTCGATGCCGCCGTTCTCGCCACGGGATTATACCTTGGCCTCCGGACGGGCATTCTTGAGAATGGCGTGATATACCTGGGAACGCTGTATTCGAAGCTGAAGAACATGAGCTTCGACGACGCGGTGGCCGTGGGCATCGGCTTCGGCGGCATCGAGGCGCTGATACTGGGAGCATTAAGCCTGCTCACCGTCATCACCATCCTCTCCCAGCCCACCCTGTATCTATTAATGCCGTACTCCAGCCAGCAGCAGTTCGAGCCGTTATTCATGTTCCTGCCCGTCATCGAGCGGATATTCACGCTTTTCTGCCACGTCTTCGCGACCGTGCTGACCATCTATGCAGTCAAGCTGGCCGACCTCAAGTGGCTTGGTATCGCATTCGTCTTTAAGACATTGCTCGACGGCTTACTGCTCCCGTTCGAGCATTACCTGAGTTACCTCGGGACTTACCAATTCTTCCCAATCGAGGCTTTCGTCGTTATCATGGGCTGCATCGCCCTGGCAGGCGTGTACTGGTTCGGCAAGAAATATGGGGGTGCTACGGCTGCACCTGAAGCCGGAAATCCGAATCCTGGGCATTGATGACTCGCCCCTGCTTTCCAGGGATATCCTCGTGGTCGGGGCCGTCATGCGGGGCGGCGACTGGCTTGAGGGCGTTGTCCGCACCAGTATTATAAAGGATGGCATGGATGCGACCGGGCGCCTGACTGAGATGGTCACGAGGAGCAAGCACTATGGCCAGATCCGCGTCGTCATGCTCAACGGCATCACCATGGGCGGGTTCAACGTGGTCGACATGGAGGCGCTCTCAAAGGTGACAGGGACGCCTGTAATCAGTATCATGCGCAGGCTGCCAGACATGGAAAGCATCAAAAGCGCCCTGAACAATCTTAGCGAACCCGACTACAGGTATGGCCTGATATTAAAAGCCGGTAAGGCCGTCGAAGTGCCAACGGAAAGAGGGGAGCCTGTCTACGTGCAATATAAGGGCATCGACGAGGCGAGCGCCGTCGAGATCGTCCGCTCCAGCTCCACGCACAGCCGCATACCGGAGCCCATTCGCGTGGCACATTTAATCGCTACCGGCATTGTACTGGGGGAATCCAGCCGCCGGGTCTAACCACAGTGGTCACTGAGGTATGTTATTCACCACAGTGGTTCACAGTGGCCACAGAGGTTTCTTTTATATGCTGAAGGGGACTCGCTTCGCTCGCCCCTCGCAGACCCCGCCCTGTTAATAGGCTCTGCGTGCCTCTGTGACCTATTTTAAAAAGATCACTGTGGCCTCCGTGAACCTCAGTGGTGAATAACAATCCTCTCTGCACACTGTGGTGAATAGGGTGGCTCATAATTTTTATCTGTTGCGTGCATCTGTATATTTGTTGATAATTTATGTCAGACGTAGCGAACAAGATCATTCTCATAGTGCTAGACGGCGCCTCGGACCGTCCTGTCGGCGGCAAGACGCCACTCGCCGAGGCCGGCATGCGAAACCTCGACCGGCTGGCTAACGGCGGCATCAACGGCATCATGGACACGGTCGGGCCGGGCATCCGGCCGGGCTCCGATACATCTCATCTCGCGATCCTGGGCTATGACCCTTACAAATACTACACTGGCCGCGGGCCTTTTGAGGCTGCGGGGGTGGGCATCGACGTGAAGGGCGGGGACATCGCATTCCGCGTTAATTTTGCGACGGTCGAGAATGGCCTTGTGACCGACCGAAGGGCGGGCCGGATATCTGATACGGACCAGCTCGCCGGCGCTATTAATGAGCAGGTCAAAGTGCCTGGCGTGGACATCATCTTCAAGCGGTCCACCGGCCATCGCGCGGCACTTGTCTTACGCGGAAAAGGCCTTTCCTCGGCTATAACCGACACCGACCCGAAAAAAGAGGGCAATCCCATCAAGGAATGCCACGCCACGGACGACACGCCCGAGGCAAAGCATACGGCTGAAGTAGTTAACAGCATTTCAAGCCAGGTCTTGAATATACTGGACGGCATGCCCGCAAATCAGGAAAGGAAAAAGCAGGGCCTCCCGCCCGGCAATGCCATACTCATCCGGGGCGCCGGTGTCGTTCCCCATATTCCGCCATTTCAGGAGCGCTATGGGCTGAAGGGCGCGGTCGTGGCGGCGGCCGGGCTCATCATCGGCATCGGCAAGATGTGCGGCTTAGAGTATTTACCAACCGGCAGCATGGAGGTCGAATCATCCGGCTCGTCGGCGAAGGCCAAGATGAATAAAGCGCTGGAAGCGCTCGAGACCTACGACTTCGTGCTGGTGAACATCAAGGGTGCCGACGAGGCCGGACACGACGGGAATTTCCAGAAAAAGACACAGTTCTTATCGCAGACGGACGCGGCCTTCGAGAGGCTCGGCCAGCTCAAGGACGTGCTTATCATCGTTACCGCCGACCACAGCACGCCCGTTTCCATAAAAGACCATTCCGCCGACCCGGTCCCCATCCTCATGCACGGGCCGGGCGTGCGCATGGACGATGTAGCCCATTATAATGAGCTGATCGCTTACAAAGGCGGGCTGCACCGGATAATAGGCCTGGACGTGATGCCCATTGCGCTGGATTTGATAAACAAAACTAAGAAATATGGGGCGTAAAACGCCCCTTTCTTAATAAGGAAGCGTTTAGACCATAGATATTATGACCTTTTCAGCAAGCACGTAAAGTATATAACCATACAAAATCACCTCTTTAAATAAAGTTTTCGTGTGTGCAATAAACGTGCAACGCAGCCCTGAATATATAACTGGAGACCACCTATGGATGAGCTAAAAGTGTTCGACGGCGGAAAGTCAAAATTCTCACACATGACCTCCGCTCACCCGTGCTTCAACGAGAAGGCCCACTTCTCGACGGCCAGGATCCACCTGCCCGTAGCGCCCAAGTGCAACATTCAATGTAATTTCTGTAACCGCAAGATCGACAAGTGCGAGCACCGCCCCGGCGTATCAGGGGGCATTATGAAGCCCCAGCAGGCGGCGGACCGCGTCGACGAAGCGCTCAAGGAGTTCAACAACCTCAAGGTCGTCGGCGTCGCCGGCCCGGGCGAGTCCCTCGCCAACGAGGAGACCATCGAGTCGCTCAGGCTGGTGCACGAGAGGCACCCGGACCTCATTAAGTGTATCGCCTCCAACGGCCTCATGCTCCCAGAAAAGGTCGACGAGCTGATCAAGGCCGGCGTTTCCAGCGTAACTGTGACCATCAACGCGTACGACCCCGAGGTGGGCGCAAAAATATACCAGTGGGTCCGGTACCATAACCAGACCTACCGTGGCGTCGAGGGCGCGAGGATTCTGCGGGACAACCAGTTCAAGGGCGTCGAAATGGCCGCGAAGGCGGGTCTCATGGTCAAGGTGAACACCGTGCTCGTGCCCGGAGTTAACAGCGACCAGATCGAGAAGATAGCGAAAGAGGCGGCCGCCCGGGGAGCCGTGTTAATGAACATCATCCCGATGATCCCTCTCTACAAGTTCAAGGATATGACGCCGCCCGAGTGCAAGGACCTCGAAGAGGCGCGCGCTATCGCCGAAAAATACCTGCCCCAGTTCAGGCTGTGCAAGCAGTGCAGGGCGGACGCCTGCGGCGTCCCGGGCCAGGAAAAGTCGGTCTCGCCGGCACAGCGTGCCGCCAGCGGCGAGTACTACCATGCATGAGCAGGCCCCTGGAGGGCCTTCATAATTTTTTAACGTATAACCATATGATTTCCGCTGTGATCGCGCCCGGAAAAATTAATATACATAAGCATACTATGAATCTTGTTTATACGGACAGTAATTGTATAAACGTGATTGAATCGAATAAATTGGTTATGCTCTCATGACCGATCGGATAGGCTCCTTCGCTAAAAGGATAGGCTCCTGCGGTTCGTTTTTCTACTGGGGAGACAGAAGCAAGGGCTCCATGCCCATGCCTATTTGGACCAAACCTATAAGTAAGATACGGAACGTACTAAATATTTACCAAGGACTGATTGGCCAATGCATATGAGGATCACGACGCCATCTCGCCTTCACTTCGGGTTGATCGACTTTAATGGTAACCTGGGCCGCATCGACGGCGGCTCCGGAGTCGCCATCAGCAACCCGCGAAACGTATTAACGATCAAGCCAGGTAACAAATTCCTGGTCAATTGCCCGAATGATACCAGCACTGCGCCGGAGGGCATCGAGAAGATCGCCCGCGGCATCTGCGATAAGCTGGGCAAGCCTCTTCCAGACATTGAAATTACCATCGAGGAGGAGATCCCCGCCCACGCCGGCTTCGGCTCCAAGACGCAGATGAGCCTGGCGCTCGCTTATGCTATTTGTAAGGAATATGACCTGCCCTATAATGGCATCGAAGGCCTTGCCCGCCTGGTGGGCCGCGGCGGCACATCGGGCATCGGCGTCCGCGCCTTCGACAAGGGCGGCTTCATCCTGGACTGCGGCCACAGCTTTGGCGAAGGCAAGGAAAAGAGCTCGTGCCTGCCCTCCTCGGCTTCTAAGGCGAGGCCCGCACCCCAGGTAATGAGGTGCGACATCCCGGAAGACTGGCGCTTTGTCCTGGTCATGCCCGTCGGCGACGAGGGCTCCCATGGCAAGTCGGAGGTCGACATCTTCCAGTCCTCTTTCCCCATCAATGAGGCGGAGATAGGCCGCGTATGCCGCATT is from Methanocella sp. and encodes:
- a CDS encoding beta-ribofuranosylaminobenzene 5'-phosphate synthase — encoded protein: MRITTPSRLHFGLIDFNGNLGRIDGGSGVAISNPRNVLTIKPGNKFLVNCPNDTSTAPEGIEKIARGICDKLGKPLPDIEITIEEEIPAHAGFGSKTQMSLALAYAICKEYDLPYNGIEGLARLVGRGGTSGIGVRAFDKGGFILDCGHSFGEGKEKSSCLPSSASKARPAPQVMRCDIPEDWRFVLVMPVGDEGSHGKSEVDIFQSSFPINEAEIGRVCRIVLMQLVPGILEKDIVTFGGAISKIQEIGFKNIEVKMKSPLVPNMLSIMNHAGSYGSGMSSFGPTVYGLTNSNKKALEIQNAVSDYLSDLDIKHQCWIAEPNNQGMWAKKLTAERHIISPIPVPEELI
- a CDS encoding YhfC family glutamic-type intramembrane protease → MLTALNLLPGLLMMAVAVIAAGYWYWKKKSKVIYFAAGALFWVVAIAIKVIMDLTISQPLYAWLGAALPVDAAVLATGLYLGLRTGILENGVIYLGTLYSKLKNMSFDDAVAVGIGFGGIEALILGALSLLTVITILSQPTLYLLMPYSSQQQFEPLFMFLPVIERIFTLFCHVFATVLTIYAVKLADLKWLGIAFVFKTLLDGLLLPFEHYLSYLGTYQFFPIEAFVVIMGCIALAGVYWFGKKYGGATAAPEAGNPNPGH
- a CDS encoding 2,3-bisphosphoglycerate-independent phosphoglycerate mutase; the encoded protein is MSDVANKIILIVLDGASDRPVGGKTPLAEAGMRNLDRLANGGINGIMDTVGPGIRPGSDTSHLAILGYDPYKYYTGRGPFEAAGVGIDVKGGDIAFRVNFATVENGLVTDRRAGRISDTDQLAGAINEQVKVPGVDIIFKRSTGHRAALVLRGKGLSSAITDTDPKKEGNPIKECHATDDTPEAKHTAEVVNSISSQVLNILDGMPANQERKKQGLPPGNAILIRGAGVVPHIPPFQERYGLKGAVVAAAGLIIGIGKMCGLEYLPTGSMEVESSGSSAKAKMNKALEALETYDFVLVNIKGADEAGHDGNFQKKTQFLSQTDAAFERLGQLKDVLIIVTADHSTPVSIKDHSADPVPILMHGPGVRMDDVAHYNELIAYKGGLHRIIGLDVMPIALDLINKTKKYGA
- a CDS encoding radical SAM protein, translated to MDELKVFDGGKSKFSHMTSAHPCFNEKAHFSTARIHLPVAPKCNIQCNFCNRKIDKCEHRPGVSGGIMKPQQAADRVDEALKEFNNLKVVGVAGPGESLANEETIESLRLVHERHPDLIKCIASNGLMLPEKVDELIKAGVSSVTVTINAYDPEVGAKIYQWVRYHNQTYRGVEGARILRDNQFKGVEMAAKAGLMVKVNTVLVPGVNSDQIEKIAKEAAARGAVLMNIIPMIPLYKFKDMTPPECKDLEEARAIAEKYLPQFRLCKQCRADACGVPGQEKSVSPAQRAASGEYYHA
- a CDS encoding DUF99 family protein, whose product is MGVLRLHLKPEIRILGIDDSPLLSRDILVVGAVMRGGDWLEGVVRTSIIKDGMDATGRLTEMVTRSKHYGQIRVVMLNGITMGGFNVVDMEALSKVTGTPVISIMRRLPDMESIKSALNNLSEPDYRYGLILKAGKAVEVPTERGEPVYVQYKGIDEASAVEIVRSSSTHSRIPEPIRVAHLIATGIVLGESSRRV